The following proteins are co-located in the Malus sylvestris chromosome 13, drMalSylv7.2, whole genome shotgun sequence genome:
- the LOC126597224 gene encoding uncharacterized protein LOC126597224: MAFASATCFSSQLQLQRLPRGLAANSPVFVLPSPSSSNCRRFRPLSLTLRASRSFSAVVSAAAVKSNSHSNSNSSGNKTSKAAPAEEEEAEEAVEEVEEDLPWIQEKALDVVEFTGSVTQAIPGPRVGTSSLPWILALPLAYAGLTFVIALVKTVKKFSSPRHKRKKLVNKNAMLCKSIDELFQNGAEVKPDVLNQLVQKTGFGMEEILRKYIRYTLNEKSFNPDVVSNLIQLRKASMFDDSQVAEILNEISRRIVRDKGPVVMDVSGYTERGFKRKLAVQALFGKVFYLSELPEFCSRDSSLIVKEIFGVTDEDADKLRIHTLSEAVDIDSLEKMVDGSDSDDSGRGSP; this comes from the exons ATGGCTTTTGCTTCTGCGACTTGCTTTTCTTCCCAACTGCAACTGCAACGGCTTCCCCGCGGCCTCGCCGCCAACAGTCCCGTATTCGtacttccttctccttcttcttctaatTGTCGTCGTTTCAGACCTCTCAGTCTGACACTCAGAGCAAGCAGATCCTTTTCAGCCGTTGTATCGGCGGCGGCGGTGAAGAGTAATTCGCATTCGAATTCGAATTCCAGTGGAAACAAAACCAGTAAAGCAGCACCAGCGGAAGAAGAGGAAGCAGAAGAAGCAGTGGAAGAGGTGGAAGAGGATCTACCGTGGATTCAGGAGAAGGCCTTGGACGTGGTAGAGTTCACGGGCTCCGTCACACAGGCGATTCCTGGACCCAGAGTGGGCACCAGCTCTCTCCCTTGGATTCTGGCTCTCCCTCTCGCCTATGCCGGTCTCACTTTCGTCATTGCCCTTGTCAagaccgtcaaaaagttttctTCCCCTCGACATAAACGCAAGAAGCTG GTGAATAAAAATGCTATGCTATGCAAATCAATAGACGAATTGTTTCAGAATGGTGCAGAAGTCAAACCCGATGTCTTGAACCAACTTGTGCAGAAG ACTGGTTTTGGCATGGAGGAAATTTTGCGAAAGTACATTCGGTatactttgaatgaaaaatCATTCAACCCAGATGTGGTTTCCAACTTAATTCAGCTCAGAAAAGCTTCCATGTTCGATGACTCTCAAGTCGCTGAAATTCTGAATGAAATTTCAAGAAGAATTGTACGAGACAAAG GCCCAGTTGTAATGGATGTTTCAGGCTACACTGAAAGAGGTTTCAAGAGAAAATTAGCTGTTCAAGCCCTGTTTGGAAAGGTTTTCTATCTGTCAGAG CTTCCAGAGTTCTGTTCGAGGGATAGCTCCTTAATTGTCAAAGAAATATTTGGTGTTACAGA TGAAGATGCAGATAAATTACGGATACATACGCTTTCTGAAGCAGTGGACATAGATTCGTTAGAAAAGATGGTTGATGGTTCAGATTCAGATGATTCTGGCCGGGGCTCTCCTTGA
- the LOC126597221 gene encoding mitochondrial intermembrane space import and assembly protein 40 homolog isoform X2, translating to MGQVQSEAATADRHSGSGVSSSSSSSPSASTDSLIAEAAAYGNDGNESLDAKAHKALECPCIAGLRSGPCGLQFSEAFLCYLKSTVEEKLLQNHSSHTRIFLLL from the exons ATGGGTCAAGTTCAAAGCGAGGCAGCAACAGCGGATCGCCACTCTGGTTCTGGTGtctcctcctcatcctcctcctctcctTCCGCTTCCACAGACTCTCTTATTGCCG AAGCTGCAGCATATGGCAATGACGGAAATGAG TCTCTTGATGCCAAGGCTCACAAGGCACTGGAATGCCCCTGCATAGCCGGCTTACGCAGTGGGCCCTGCGGACTTCAGTTTTCAGAGGCTTTTCTCTGTTATCTTAAGAGCACAGTGGAAGAAAAG TTGTTACAGAATCATTCAAGTCATACCAGGATTTTCTTATTGCTATAG
- the LOC126597221 gene encoding mitochondrial intermembrane space import and assembly protein 40 homolog isoform X1, with translation MGQVQSEAATADRHSGSGVSSSSSSSPSASTDSLIAEAAAYGNDGNESLDAKAHKALECPCIAGLRSGPCGLQFSEAFLCYLKSTVEEKGSDCVHPFVVLQNCIKANPDAFSQDNLEEDKIKKDDDYKIYPPTWSRESQSPKSKL, from the exons ATGGGTCAAGTTCAAAGCGAGGCAGCAACAGCGGATCGCCACTCTGGTTCTGGTGtctcctcctcatcctcctcctctcctTCCGCTTCCACAGACTCTCTTATTGCCG AAGCTGCAGCATATGGCAATGACGGAAATGAG TCTCTTGATGCCAAGGCTCACAAGGCACTGGAATGCCCCTGCATAGCCGGCTTACGCAGTGGGCCCTGCGGACTTCAGTTTTCAGAGGCTTTTCTCTGTTATCTTAAGAGCACAGTGGAAGAAAAG GGATCAGACTGTGTGCATCCATTTGTAGTTCTGCAGAATTGTATTAAAGCTAATCCTGATGCCTTTTCTCAAGACAATttagaagaagataaaattaagaaagatgACGACTACAAAATCTACCCCCCGACATGGTCCAGAGAATCTCAAAGTCCAAAGTCCAAGCTTTAG
- the LOC126597215 gene encoding uncharacterized protein LOC126597215: MVMVEYMDNVKLGMLDGFLTRNHQKSLKFLFSRNKSPNANDNGDDDPSSAALNSPKSIPQLSPFANSVVSRCSKILQVPTEELQHHFDTQLPESVKELLTYARNFLEFCSYQALHILSSHPDYLNDKEFRSLTFDMMLAWESPSVETKPQDKETTCSNQEVEDEDGWSIFYSSSTNMAVQVDDKKTVGPEAFARIAPVCAAVADIITVHNLYDALTSSSDHRLHFLVYDKYIRSLEKVIKASKNALASSIENLQLTEGEIVLDVDGTVPTQPVLQHIGMSLWPGRLTLTNSALYFESLGVGLYEKAVRYDLATDMKQVIKPELTGPLGARLFDKAIMYKSTSVAEPVYLEFPEFKGNSRRDYWLDICLEILRAHRFIRKNNLKETKKSEVLARAILGIIRYRAVREAFHFFSSHYKTLLAFNLAESLPGGDLILKTLSSRLLLLNSGAAQHDLSGSPHAKWQPKLSPVSLIALTQLGFMLQKDVHLDAEAIIVGDVCVGEINPLEMAVKQSVLDTGRAEAAQATVEQVKVDGIDTNVAIMKELLFPVIELASRVQVLASWDYPCKSTAFLMLSSYFILRGWIRYILPSIFVFVAVVMLQCRHFNKGKPLEPFRITPPHNRNAVEQLLTLQEAITQVEALLRSGNIILLKIRALMFAVLPQATDRIVLLLVFMAAVFACVPLKYITLLVFLEAFTREMPYRKESSDRWLRRIREWWIRIPAAPVQLIKPDDRKKKKSLDDRKKKKS, encoded by the exons ATGGTTATGGTAGAATATATGGACAACGTGAAGTTGGGAATGCTGGACGGTTTCTTGACGAGAAACCATCAAAAATCCCTGAAATTCCTTTTCAGCCGCAACAAATCTCCCAATGCGAATGACAATGGAGACGATGACCCTTCCTCTGCTGCTCTCAATTCTCCAAAATCCATTCCTCAGCTCTCTCCTTTTGCTAATTCCGTCGTCTCTCGCTGTTCCAA GATTCTTCAAGTCCCTACTGAAGAACTACAGCATCATTTTGACACACAGCTACCCGAAAGTGTTAAGGAACTTTTGACTTATGCCAGgaattttttggaattttgctCATACCAAGCACTCCATATACTGAGCAGTCATCCAGATTATTTGAATGACAAGGAGTTCCGCAGCTTGACATTTGATATGATGCTTGCGTGGGAGTCGCCTAGTGTTGAGACTAAACCCCAAGACAAA GAAACTACTTGCAGTAACCAGGAAGTAGAAGACGAAGATGGCTGGTCAATTTTTTATTCAAGTTCTACGAATATGGCCGTGCAG GTTGATGACAAGAAAACTGTTGGGCCAGAGGCCTTTGCACGAATAGCTCCTGTTTGTGCTGCTGTGGCAGATATAATAACTGTCCACAATCTTTATGATGCCCTCACAAGTTCTTCAGACCATCGACTTCATTTCCTTGTATATGACAAATACATACGAAGTCTCGAAAA GGTCATTAAGGCTTCCAAAAATGCATTGGCCTCGTCCATTGAAAACCTTCAGCTTACAGAGGGAGAAATTGTCCTTGATGTTGATGGTACAGTTCCCACTCAACCAGTGCTGCAACATATTGGCATGTCTCTGTGGCCTG GACGGTTGACACTTACCAATTCTGCACTGTACTTTGAATCATTGGGAGTTGGTTTGTATGAAAAAGCTGTTAGGTACGATCTGGCAACAGATATGAAGCAGGTCATAAAACCTGAATTGACTGGACCATTGGGTGCTCGGCTTTTCGACAAAGCCATTATGTACAAGTCAACATCTGT AGCAGAGCCAGTTTATTTGGAGTTTCCTGAGTTCAAAGGCAATTCTCGCCGGGACTATTGGTTGGATATTTGTCTTGAGATCTTGCGTGCACACAGGTTCATTCGGAAAAATAATCTTAAAGAGACTAAGAAATCAGAAGTACTGGCAAGAGCTATTCTAGGCATCATCCGATATCGTGCAGTTAGAGAAGCCTTCCATTTCTTTTCATCCCATTATAAAACCTTACTTGCTTTTAACCTTGCTGAAAGTCTTCCAGGGGGGGACTTGATTTTGAAAACTTTGTCAAGTCGCTTGCTGCTTTTGAATTCCGGTGCTGCCCAACATGATCTTTCTGGGAGTCCACATGCAAAATGGCAGCCAAAACTTTCTCCAGTTTCACTTATAGCACTTACTCAACTTGGATTTATGTTACAAAAAGATGTACATCTTGATGCAGAAGcaataatagttggagatgttTGTGTTGGTGAGATTAATCCCTTGGAAATGGCAGTGAAACAGTCAGTACTGGACACAGGGAGGGCTGAAGCTGCACAGGCAACTGTGGAACAAGTGAAGGTGGATGGAATTGATACAAATGTTGCAATAATGAAG GAACTATTGTTTCCAGTGATTGAATTAGCTAGCCGGGTTCAAGTTTTGGCATCATGGGACTACCCTTGTAAATCAACAGCGTTTCTGATGTTGAGCAGCTACTTTATATTAAG GGGTTGGATCAGATATATATTGCCATCAATTTTTGTATTCGTCGCGGTTGTTATGCTCCAGTGCAGGCACTTTAACAAAGGGAAACCTTTAGAACCATTCAGAATAACACCTCCCCATAACCGAAATGCAGTAGAGCAGCTGCTGACATTGCAAGAAGCCATCACTCAAGTTGAAGCATTACTTCGATCTGGGAATATTATTCTCTTGAAGATAAGAGCTCTCATGTTTGCGGTTCTTCCACAG GCAACGGACAGGATCGTTCTACTACTGGTTTTCATGGCAGCAGTGTTTGCATGTGTGCCATTGAAATATATAACTCTGCTAGTATTTCTGGAGGCTTTTACAAGGGAAATGCCATATAGAAAGGAAAGCAGCGACAGGTGGTTGAGGCGAATTAGGGAATGGTGGATCAGAATACCAGCAGCTCCGGTTCAACTCATTAAACCTGATGATCGCAAGAAAAAGAAATCACTTGACGATCgcaagaaaaagaaatcataa
- the LOC126597220 gene encoding zinc finger CCCH domain-containing protein 18, which yields MGEEAVTVRSSSSAPAIDSSNIGFQRRLEPIQAYLKDNKRGIGADTSTNKFLPVSEISDSSRRKYEKEEEGMGNGMMSSSCSSTAINSSNIGFQLLKKHGWKEGTGLGISEQGRLEPVQTYLKNNKRGLGAEKLKKALKPPDSTALNKKNDQEGQSRKGKGLSKKMKKMQELEKNLQEREFERAFFREFWPDNV from the exons ATGGGAGAGGAGGCGGTAACGGTGCGGTCATCTTCTTCAGCTCCAGCTATAGACTCCTCCAATATTGGGTTTCAG CGTAGGCTAGAGCCTATTCAAGCTTACTTGAAGGACAACAAACGCGGCATAGGAGCAGATACTTCAACAAATAAATTCTTGCCGGTTTCTGAAATTTCAGATTCTAGTCGACGAAAGTATGAAAAG GAGGAAGAAGGTATGGGAAACGGCATGATGTCTTCAAGTTGTTCATCAACAGCCATCAATTCCTCCAATATAGGCTTTCAG CTTTTGAAGAAACATGGTTGGAAAGAAGGAACTGGTCTTGGGATTTCTGAGCAG GGAAGGTTAGAGCCTGTACAGACTTACTTAAAGAATAATAAACGGGGCCTGGGAGCAGAAAAGTTAAAGAAGGCGCTAAAGCCCCCTGATTCTACTgccttgaataaaaaaaatgaccaG GAGGGGCAATCAAGAAAAGGCAAGGGACTCtccaagaagatgaagaagatgcaGGAGTTAGAGAAAAATTTGCAGGAGAGAGAATTTGAGCGTGCCTTTTTCAGGGAGTTTTGGCCAGATAACGTTTAA